The window ctactccagagaaaacTTGTTGACCGGCGTCACATCGTTTATTCATGCACCTTACTGCATGCACATTTTTACATCGTTCTTAGAGCAGGTGTAAAATTGTGCGTGAGAATTTGTGCCCTCTTAGGGCTACTTCTGACAGCTTATTTCATAAAGGAAGGAACTCAGGGGCCTCTGCTGCCTTTATAAAAACAGATATGTTTTTGGACATTTCTAAAAGTCTCAGATGGACTTGTACGTGTGAAGGTCAGAGGATCAGGAGAGAAGCCGCATATTCTTTGGAAGACTGAGTTCTGAGGTGAACTGTGAGCGGCCTATGATTTTAAATGTGGAAAGAATTAATACCTCATTAGTGCATTCCTTCATCCTTCAAAGTTTTATAGCAAGATGATAATAATTGCCGCACCATGCAGGTTATGCctgcctacactttttttttcatgtcttttgttttcattcaaacacgcgtgggacaaacataaaggaatcctgttcagaaggaatggatcctaaggagcttagccgagatcgggaggcggggatagtgctgggcagtcttatacggtctgtgccagagccggtggtgggaggaggggctggtggttaggaggcggggatagtgctaggcagacttatagggtctgtgccagagccggtggtgggaggcggggttggtggttgggaggcggggatagtgctgggcagacttatacggtctgtgccagagccggtggtgggaggaggggctggtggttgggaggtggggatagtgctaggcagacttatacggtctgtgccagagccggtggtgggaggaggggctggtggttgggaggtggggatagtgctgagcagacttatacagtctgtgccagagccggtggtgggaggcagggatagtgctgggcagacttatacggtctgtgccagagctggtggtgggaggaggggctggtggttgggaggtgggcatagtgctaggcagacttgtatggtctgtgccagagccggtggtgggaggaggggctggtggttgggaggcagggatagtgctgggcagacttacacggtctgtgccctaaaaaggacaggtacaaatcaaggtaaggtatacacaaaaagtagcacatatgagttgatcttgttgggcagactggttggaccatgcaggtctttttatgccgtcatctactatgttactatgttactctgtacAGGGATCCTCCGTGTTTATCCCATTCTGTCATCATCTTTGttcccaccacttccaccaggggGGTATTCCAGACATCCATTACATTCCctgtgaaaaaagtatttcctgacgctACTCCTAAGTCTATggcctctacttctactgctttcctgtctctgaaaaagattttgtttgtatactaatacatttcaagtatttaaacatctgtatcatatctcctctgtccctcttTTCTTCTAGGATATACCtattcataccatttttgttgccgtCCTCTGAACCACATGAAGCtcatgagagagaaaaagagagggatGGATGCTGGCAACTGGACCCGTGTGGAAGAATTCATCTTCGTAGGATTTTCCCTCTCCCGGGAGCAAAAGATTTTAATGTTCATGTTTGTGCTGGCCGCCTACATTCTAACCCTCACTGGGGACCTGATTATTATTGTCCTGGTGAGGGTGGACGTCTGTCTCCATACACCCATGTACTATTTCATCTCCAACCTCTGCTTCTTGGGAATCGGCTACACTTCTACCACTCTTCCCAAGATGCTCACGGACCTACTGGCAGATACCAAGTCCATCTGTGTCCTCTGCTGCTTTATCCAGTTCTATTTCTTCTTCGTCTTTGGAGCCACGGAGCACTTGCTTCTTACGGTGATGGCCGCAGACCGCTACATGGCCATCTGCAACCCACTGCGCTACCCAGCTGTCATGAGTCTGGACGTCTGCAGCAGGCTGGCTTCTGGCTGCTGGGTGGCCTGCAGCTTGGCTCTCATGGTCCCAACCGTTGGCCTGTCCCAGCTTTCCTTCTGCGGCCCCAACAGGATCAACCACTTCTTCTGTGACTTTGCACCCCTATTGAAGCTGGCCTGCTCAGACACAGCTGCCACGGAGATCGTATTCCGTATCATCTCGTGGTCCGTGATCATTAGctgtgttgttttcattgctgtgTCTTATATCTTCATCATCTTCACAATACTGAAGATTCCCTCAACCACCGGGCGCAAGAAGGCTTTCTCCACCTGTGCTGCTCACTTTGTGGTGGTGTTCATATACTTCGGCACTGTCATCTTCATCTATCTGAGAACAGATACTAATGATTCATACTACGTGGACAAAGTGGTGTCTGTCTTCTATTCTGTGGTGACCCCTCTGCTGAACCCCATCATCTATAGCCTCAGGAACAAGGAGGTGAAGGAGGCGCTCAAGAGGTCTTTGGAGAAATGCAGGCATGCAATCTCTGACTTTTTCAACCTGAGGAAAAATATTTCTTGATTATAGTACAGATATATACATGATAGGAGAAGTGCATCCAACAATTGAGGGGATTTGTCAGAATCAAACCATGCTTCTGAAACTTTGACCAACATGCAACTTGTCATTCCAACATTGACCTTTTCCTCTCTTTTATTTCCCTCTCCCTTTTCCTGTTCTGCTTCTTTCTTCCATCTATTGCCACCTTCTCACTTCTCTCCATCCCCTCAATCTTTTCCTTATGTCTCCATTTCTCACCCTTCTGCTTCCCCTATTTTATCCCTCCATAGACTTTCTCCAACCCCACAATCTTGCCTCCTTCTTTTCCACATCTCTTCACGCCCTCTTATCCCTTTCCTTATCCCTTCTCTTATCCTCTCACCTCCTCCTACCCATTTCTTACTCTGGCTATGGACTGAAGCCAACATTAAAGAGCTTACCGAACTGTTCCTATAAATAATCTTCCTGTTAATCTTCCAAGCTGAGCCTAGAAGTTTGAAGGTAGAAGGGGAAGAAGAGATGGCCAGAGCAACAGTGAACATATTCTTtcatgagtttatttatttatttcaaacttCTATTCCACACAATCCTGCATTCTCGATGGATTATAAAGTTACATACAGAGTAATAAAATACATCACAAACCCCACATCAAAAAcgaaaactatgtaagccacattgagcctacaaataggtgggaaaacgtggggtacaaatgtaacaaacaaacaaacaaaacaaatcacaatTAACAAAATTTGTTTCCATAGCCATGTGCTTGCCCCTCCACCTCACAAATCCGTGAAACCTCACACCTCCTCAAACGCTTttggaaataaaaatgttttgaattggatttgtttttttaagttgtCTCAATGAAGTATGCTGGTCTAGCTACACACAGAACTCATGCGTGTAAAACACTCTAGGGAATCCTTTTAccaattggtgcgcgtccattttgggtctgacaacttaccgccacccattgacttagcggtaaggtctcacgcgttaaccaggcagtaatggcctAGGTGCGTAGAATGCctcttaccgcccggttagcgccacatgctggaaaataacaattattttccgccgcgcgtaaaaaatgaaattaccgcccgggccatgcggtagccaggtggtaattccaaattgacacatgttgggtgtgcataggcgcctacgcagctgagtaaaagggtccctagacGGTCAAGGAATTTGTTCTGGTTTTATTCGTTTTTTAATTATTACAAATACTTGATATAACACCATtggctgcctggcactgcataGCGGTTGGAAAACAGGAGAGGCAGCGGATCTACAAAACTTGGAAATGTTGAAAGGAGCAGACCGGGACTAAGAAAAGATGAAAATTACACTTTATTATCTGACCACTGGGGAGAGGAGGCTCattgcttggagaaaaggcggctgagaggtgatatgatagaagtctacaagatcatgagcagagtagagcggaccgatgtgaagtgtttgtttacactttcaaacaacaacaaacccaggggacacaagatgaagctagaatatggtagatttaaaacaaataggagaaagtttttctttactcagcgtgtagttggactctggaactcgttgccggagaatgtagtggcagcagctggccttacggagtttaagggggggtttggacagattcctgagggaaagtccattgaacattattattaaattatttggggggggggttgccaggttctagaagcctggattggccgctgtcagagacaggatgctgggcttgatggacccttggtcttttcccagtatggcggtgcttatgtgctaacaCGGTTATTAAATTTGACCAGGATAATTCTCAAAAGCATCTGCCTAGGAATAGCCTGACTAAAAACTGGCTTTCTCCCATCTCCTCACATGTGGATTAAAGTATTCACCTCTTCCTTACCACGTATGTTTGGGTCAGGAAAGTAAAACAGAGCATGTCCAGGGGTGATTTTCAGCTGTACTCATACTATTTAGTTACCTTTACACTTCCTAATTTTCTAACAGGAACGATGAAATTGTGTGACACAAGTGTcgatgagctgggggggggggggggggttaacctcCCTCTGTTTCCAGCACTCACTAGTTCAGTAGAGAAAACTGCCATCTGTGCATTAATACCACCATTTTGTGGTCTCAATGCAAGGAATCCACAGAAAAGgtttattcagtttctccaacttaaATCATTTTAAACCGGCGAGTGAGAGGAGAGAGCTAACAGCAGGCGCCTGGGAAGAAAGCACtcgaagtccagtcctggagtacattATTCTGTTAAATATTAAGCTTTGACTTGTAAATATATGCATAATGAGATCAATTCCCAAAAACGAAGCAATCACAACAAGGGTAACAAAGAAAAGGGCAGCTTggtgattctactactactacttaacatttctagagcgctactagggttacgcagcgctgtacaaattaacaaataaggacagtccctgctcagaagagcttacaatctaaagaacgaaatgtcaagttggggtagtttagatttcctgagaaaaggtgtagtgattaggtgccgaaggcgacaatgaagaggtgggctttgagcaataatttgaagatgggtagggagggggcccggcgtatgggctcagggagtttgttccaagcatggggtgaagctaggcagaaagggcgaagcctagagttggcggtggtggagaagggtactgaaaggagggatttgtcaagagagcggaggttacgggtggggacataaggggagatgagagtagagagataaggaggggctgcagatcgagtgcatttgtaggtgagtaggagaagcttgaactgtatgcggtatctgatcggaagccagtgaagtgacttgaggagaggggtgatatgagtatatcggttgaggtgATTCTGTATGTGTGACATGAAggaagtatctctctctctctctctctctcataataattttttaataatgttcaatggacttttccttcaggaatctgtccaaacaccccttaaactctgtaaggccagctgctgtcactacattctccggcaacgagttccagagaccAACTACACGCTCTTGAAGGTTTTCACTGGAGATGGTGTTTATTCTGAGTTCATTTTTCTCCGTATTTTTATGTTTGAATGATTgaaatattattattagcatttgtatagcgctaccagaagcATTATTATTACATAGTTATACATGCTTAAATATTGAAGCATTTTACTATTTGCAATATGAATAGATATAAGCATTTACAATTTGATAGctgctttcttctctttttttggaTTGTGAGGggtgaagttatcaatgtgggctactgttaacacAGGTTATTATCCCAATGActcgggttattttactgttaagctGGATTATTAGTAACCAgatttattgcataaaatgggactttgtgctaaaatagcatatcTTCACGGAAGTGCCCCGTTGATAACTTCGTCCTTAGTGTTTTGTCACCTACTTTCTTACCCCACCCCAAGTGTTAATACATATGTACATGTTCTCACACCATCATCCCCTCTGCTCTACTCCCTTCCCCTCTGAAAGTTACAGCACAGATTTTTCATTGGTCCATTAGAAAGTATCGCACAACCCGTTAAGGAGCATTAAAGCATAACTCTCTTTGGGATTTAGGTCACCCTCCCTTTTCGTCCAGTCATCTTTCTCCAGGCCCCTCTCACCTCCTGGTTCCTCAGGCTGTAAATGATAGGGTTCAGCATGGGCGTGATTGCTGTGTAAAACACAGACCCCGCCCCACCTCTCCCAGCCAGGCAGGTGGCAGCTGCACTGCCGTAAAACATGACCACCACCATAAGGTGGGAGGCACAAGTGGACAAGGCTTTGCCCCTTCTCTCTCCAGCGGCTCGGCTCCTCTGTACAGCGGCCAGGATTCGGGCATAGGAGATAAGGATGACAGGAAAGAAGCCACTCAGAGCCACACCAGTGAGCAGAAGGGCAACTTCATTGATGGTCGTGTCAGCACAGGAGAGCTCTAGAAGTTGAGGTGCATTGCAGAAGAACTGGTTCACCTGATTGGACCCACAGAATGGTAACCGGGCTGCAAGCAGGGTATGGATTAACGAATGCAGACAGCCACCGACCCAGGAGCAGGTCGCCAAGTTGATGCACATACCTCTATTCATGATCATTGTATATTGCAAGGGGCAACACACAGCCACATAGCGGTCGTAGGCCATCACCGTCAACAGCATCAGCTCTGTGGTGTTCAAGGCCGTCACCAAGAAGAGTTGTAGAAAACAGCTCAGTATGGAAATGCCTTGCCTTGGTTGAAGAAGGTCTACCAGCAGTCTGGGGACTGTGGTGGTGGAGGTGCAAACATCCAAAAACGACAGGTTGGCCAGGAAGAAGTACATAGGGGTGTGGAGACGAGGTTCCAGACaagtgaggagaaagagaagggcattCCCCTGCAGGGTAACCACATAAGCGAGGAAgaacaggaagaagaggacccccTGCAGGGCTGGATATTCGGGGGAAAACCCCAGAAGGAAGAATTCAGTCACTGAACTTCGGTTCTCCCACCTCATCATTTCTCATGGGCTTACCTGAGGTATCTAAGACAGAAAGACAATAAGCAGAGAGCGGTGACAGGGAGAACTGAAGAGTATGAATTGACCCCGATACAAAGTGACAAGGGAGTTTGAGATTACCTCGGCGAAAAAGTGCCGTTTTATCAACGCACCTGCCTGCAGTTGAGGCAGAGTACGTTAACTGAGCTAAAAGCAACAGTTCTCCTTCAAGCTGGCTGTATTCAGCTAAGACAGATTTTACAAGACATGGCTAAGGGAAGTGTCCTGCCTCTGGAGAGTGCAGAAACACCAAACCAGGCTCTGATCCTGGAAAtgcagtgtgagtgagagagaagcttcctgcctctgaggtgttcatACATGTTGCACCAGGGTCTGGTGCAGGCCACGGAACACAAGATCTCACAGAATCCCATAATAACCATGACAATACCCTGCTCGCCTTCCATTGCCATGAAATACACGATTTTTCACACAGCATTCTGCAGGTTTCCTGTGTTGCTTCCCAATCACTTCAGGGAAAGTGCACGTCCATCTtccagcacaacccccccccccccccccccactaccaccaccacctttttttCCAAGCGCACTGAAGAAATGGACcagtgcacgtccaaaacacgcacctacaccagcacaggccaacTGGAAGTGCTAAGGTACTCTGTGTACAAGCTGTAAGGAAAATGAATTGCAGTGGCTCTCTCTATTCAGTGACTCAGGTTAGTgacctgcaactaagtgggaaaatgtggggtataaatgtgttaaataaagaaatatagtGTAATAAAATAATCTCCTTTATCTAATATAAATAGTCTCAGTCTGCACAATATCCTCAGGTTTAagatccctcccccatcccactaccctatgaggcatattttcaaagcactttgggaggctaagttccataggtttctatggaactttgggaggctaagtgctttgaaaatgagcttgtatgtCCCTTCCCCCAAACCACCAATCCCATGTCCCGTTATTAACGTAAGAACATAaaagcataagtgttgccatactgggacagaccaaaggtccattaagcccagaatcctgtttccagcagtagccaatccaggtcacaagtacctggcaagattccaaaacagtacaatacattttatgctgcttatcctagaaaaaagctcTGTCCACTCCATCTTGGTTTTCATCACTCATTGCCAGTCTGTGATATATTCccagagatttttttcttggtTAGTGCTAGGAATATTACAGAGCTTCAAAACTGTTTTCCCaagctttaaaaacaaacaaacacagcagaTCCAATACCCATACGTATGTGGTGAAATAAAATGGTAAAAGGCTAAAGCACCTcaaccaaaaataaaacatagactTCAGGACAGGTCGAACTATCTCCTGAAACCTACGGGTTTATTTGTTGAGACGCCTTTAATCCTTTATCTTTTTCTTATCATGTGTTGATCTtacacccctgatgcagcccttagtGGGGCAGAACCTGGACATGCCAGGTTATGATTTTTAGGTTGTTGAATGACTATTGTAATAAAATCTATTATTTTCATCTTGGATctactgtggggtttttttggttttgttgtaaTAAAATCTACGCTTTTCATCTTGGATCTACTGTGGGGGGTTTGGGGTTTTGTTGTAATAAAATCTATTATTTTCATCTTGGATCTACTGTGggctttttttggttttgttgtaaTAAAATCTACGATTTTCATCTTGGATCTACTGTGGGGGGTTTGGGGTTTTGTTGTAATAAAATCTATTATTTTCATCTTGGATCTACTGTGggctttttttggttttgttgtaaTAAAATCTACGATTTTCATCTTGGATCTACTGTGGGGGGTTTGGGGTTTTGTTGTAATAAAATCTACAATTTTCATCTTGGATCTACTGTGGGGGGTTTGGGGTTTTGTTGTAATAAAATCTACGATTTTCATCTTGGATctactgtggggttttttttgtttgttttgcttctggggatctgttgccatttttgtttttctgaaccaagctttaaaacaaacacacacggtaccagtagaaaaaaaacccaaataataaaataaacaaaatgcaACCCAAAAGAGACAGAAAAATGAAGGAATGTTTAGTTACTTGGTTAGACTGAAGGTAGGTGCCAGTTCCATCCTATCAGGTCTTCTTCTCCTAGCTAATGATTTACTCTATGTGCCTGGTTGGTTgggttaaacaaaacaaaaaaactgccCTGGATTAGCAAGTATGAGAGAATCCAATCTGATCGGACCACAGCTTATACAGACAGGAGTCCAAACTCCTGAGCAGTAGCCTACAGGACATGTTGCAGCTGGCTGGTGATGCCCTTAACTCTGCTTCGCCAGGAGATGAAGCCTGCCAGCTGTGTGGTGAAACTGATCCCTTATCCAGCAGAGAACTCACATAAAGAtcaacccccaccccttccctccctgtaaaGATAGACCAacctccagcacctctccccgaAGGAATTGCAGATTGTCAGGGATATGGGAATTAAAAACAATTCTCTGCGTTGCTCTCTCTTTCCAAATCCTTGGAGCACCTACAAAAGTTTATGCTTTCAATacctcaaattaaaaaaaacaaacctcaagAAAAATTGGCGTATAGATGTAAGCAGCATCCAAAGCACTGAACAGGAAAGTGTGCTCCTCTTGCAACTCGGCTCCATTGCTTCCTGGGTGGATTGATCTTGGAGGGTGGAAAGGTTGGATTGGCCACAGTGGGGACCCCAGATGTGTGCAGATGACCAGCCCCATTGCTTCCTG is drawn from Microcaecilia unicolor chromosome 14, aMicUni1.1, whole genome shotgun sequence and contains these coding sequences:
- the LOC115457218 gene encoding olfactory receptor 6N1-like, with translation MDAGNWTRVEEFIFVGFSLSREQKILMFMFVLAAYILTLTGDLIIIVLVRVDVCLHTPMYYFISNLCFLGIGYTSTTLPKMLTDLLADTKSICVLCCFIQFYFFFVFGATEHLLLTVMAADRYMAICNPLRYPAVMSLDVCSRLASGCWVACSLALMVPTVGLSQLSFCGPNRINHFFCDFAPLLKLACSDTAATEIVFRIISWSVIISCVVFIAVSYIFIIFTILKIPSTTGRKKAFSTCAAHFVVVFIYFGTVIFIYLRTDTNDSYYVDKVVSVFYSVVTPLLNPIIYSLRNKEVKEALKRSLEKCRHAISDFFNLRKNIS
- the LOC115457219 gene encoding olfactory receptor 5V1-like, giving the protein MMRWENRSSVTEFFLLGFSPEYPALQGVLFFLFFLAYVVTLQGNALLFLLTCLEPRLHTPMYFFLANLSFLDVCTSTTTVPRLLVDLLQPRQGISILSCFLQLFLVTALNTTELMLLTVMAYDRYVAVCCPLQYTMIMNRGMCINLATCSWVGGCLHSLIHTLLAARLPFCGSNQVNQFFCNAPQLLELSCADTTINEVALLLTGVALSGFFPVILISYARILAAVQRSRAAGERRGKALSTCASHLMVVVMFYGSAAATCLAGRGGAGSVFYTAITPMLNPIIYSLRNQEVRGAWRKMTGRKGRVT